The DNA region GTAGAGGGTTAATACCATGGCTAAATTATCTAAACGCATGAAAGCGGTACGTGACACTGTAGACGCGACTAAAGAATACGAAATCAATGAAGCGGTTACGCTTCTTCAAAAACTAGCAACTGCTAAATTCAACGAAAGTGTTGATGTTTCAGTTAACCTAGGTATTGATTCTCGTCGTAGTGACCAAAACGTACGTGGCGCGACTGTATTACCACACGGTACTGGTCGTGACGTTCGTGTTGCTGTATTTACACAAGGTGCTAATGCTGAAAAAGCTAAAGAAGCTGGCGCTGACGTTGTTGGTATGGACGATCTTGCTGCACAAGTTAAAGCTGGTGAAATGAACTTTGACGTTGTAATTGCATCTCCAGACGCTATGCGTGTTGTTGGTCAATTAGGTCAAATCTTAGGTCCTCGTGGTCTAATGCCTAACCCGAAAGTAGGTACTGTAACACCTGACGTAGCAACAGCTGTTAAAAATGCTAAAGCGGGTCAAGTACGTTACCGTAACGATAAGAATGGTATTATCCATTCTACAATCGGTAAAGCATCGTTCTCTGCTGAGCAAATTCAAGAAAACCTTGAAGCACTACTTGTTGCGCTTAAAAAAGCAAAACCAGCTGGCGCGAAAGGCGTTTTCCTGAAAAAAGTTTCTCTATCTACAACAATGGGTGCTGGCGTTAAAGTTGACCAAGCATCTCTTAATACTGTAGTAGCGTAATTTTTATAGCTTCAGTTCACAATTTGATTGTGAAACTGTTGCTATACAAGTCGGCAAATTACCTGTATAATTTGTCGCCTTACTTTGGAGGGCCTTAGGTCCCTTCTGAGACCGTAGGTGTAACATTATTGTTTTAACATAATATTACTTAATACCCTACGTAGATGGTGCCGGACCCCAGAAAGAATTATTCTACTGGATCCGATAACCGAAATAGTGCCCCATTATTTATGATGGGGGTGTTTACTGGTGTAATAACCAGTGGAATCCAGGAGTAAAACCAAATGACATTAAGACTCGAAGACAAGCAAGCTATTGTCGCTGAAGTTAATGTAGTAGCGCAAGCTGCTTTGTCTGCTGTTGTTGCCGATTCACGTGGCGTAACAGTTGGTGCAATGACTGAACTTCGTGCAAAAGCGCGTGAAAACAATGTTTACCTACGTGTAGTTCGTAACACATTAGCACGCCGTGCAGTTGAAGGTACAGACTTTGCATGTCTAGCAGACACGTTTAGTGGTCCAACAATCCTTGCTTTCTCTAACGAGCATCCAGGTGCAGCGGCACGTCTTTTAAAAGACTTCGCTAAATCTAATGACGCGTTTGAAGTGAAAGGATTGGCATTTGAAGGTGAGTTCATTGAACCAGCTCAAATTGACCGTCTAGCGACACTACCAACATACGACGAAGCAATTGCGAAACTGATGGCTACTATGAAAGAAGCTGCAGCTGGCAAACTTGTACGTACTCTGGCTGCTATCCGCGACCAGAAAGAAGAATCTGCAGCTTAATCGCTGTCATTTAATTAATTTTTTAAAGTAGGAATTGACTCATGTCTCTAACTAAAGACCAAATCATTGAAGCAGTTGCTGAATTATCAGTAATGGAAGTTGTTGAACTAATCGAAGCAATGGAAGAAAAATTCGGCGTATCTGCAGCAGCTGCTGTAGCGGCTGGTCCAGCTGCTGGCGGCGAAGCTGCTGCTGAGCAAACTGAATTTGACGTTGTAATGACTTCATTCGGTGACAACAAAGTTAAAGCAATCAAAGCAGTACGTGGCGCTACAGGTCTTGGCCTGAAAGAAGCTAAAGCAGCTGTTGAAGCTTGCCCAACAGTACTAAAAGAAGCTGTTTCTAAAGAAGAAGCAGAAGCTCTTAAAGCTGAACTAGAAGAGATCGGCGCAGCTGTTGAACTTAAATAAGTTAGACTTTTGACTTATTAGCCATGTAAATGGCATTGGCTGGTGATTATTTAATCACCGGCCTTTTTGCGCTATAGGATACCGTAATTTTTCATTGTTTTTTACGGTCAT from Psychromonas sp. psych-6C06 includes:
- the rplA gene encoding 50S ribosomal protein L1; protein product: MAKLSKRMKAVRDTVDATKEYEINEAVTLLQKLATAKFNESVDVSVNLGIDSRRSDQNVRGATVLPHGTGRDVRVAVFTQGANAEKAKEAGADVVGMDDLAAQVKAGEMNFDVVIASPDAMRVVGQLGQILGPRGLMPNPKVGTVTPDVATAVKNAKAGQVRYRNDKNGIIHSTIGKASFSAEQIQENLEALLVALKKAKPAGAKGVFLKKVSLSTTMGAGVKVDQASLNTVVA
- the rplJ gene encoding 50S ribosomal protein L10 gives rise to the protein MTLRLEDKQAIVAEVNVVAQAALSAVVADSRGVTVGAMTELRAKARENNVYLRVVRNTLARRAVEGTDFACLADTFSGPTILAFSNEHPGAAARLLKDFAKSNDAFEVKGLAFEGEFIEPAQIDRLATLPTYDEAIAKLMATMKEAAAGKLVRTLAAIRDQKEESAA
- the rplL gene encoding 50S ribosomal protein L7/L12; this translates as MSLTKDQIIEAVAELSVMEVVELIEAMEEKFGVSAAAAVAAGPAAGGEAAAEQTEFDVVMTSFGDNKVKAIKAVRGATGLGLKEAKAAVEACPTVLKEAVSKEEAEALKAELEEIGAAVELK